Within Chlorogloeopsis sp. ULAP01, the genomic segment ATTTTCCTTTAATGCTTGTTCCACCTGTTCAATTGGTGCTGAGAGCAATTCCGCAGGTGTAAAAGCAACTGCATGATAAAAGCGATCGGACTTGTTTCCAGTCAGTAAGGACAAAACTCCAAAAACACTATTTTCCCGCAGCAGCGCAACGGTGATTTCTTCTCCTGCCTCGTACACCCTGGAGAGTTTTACTGCACCTTTTAAAAGAAAATAAACTCGTTCAGCAGGATCACCGGGGAAAAAGATCGTTTTATTGCGCTCAAACGTTTCCACAACTGGTGGAAACGCTCCAGTCGCCATCTGACGAAAAACATTTGCTAGGGCTTTATCTTGTGTCACGATCATTTACCTTCCCCTATCCCAATGCCGGAAAAAAACTAAAGATGGATTTCCTAAGAATACACCCGAAAAATCAAGAAAACATTGTTAACCTTTTTGTTCTTTCCTATACTTATCCTTTTTATCTCATAAATATTGTTCAAATCATACAAAATTTCTACTATTAGTAGCTAGTACTTTTTGAACTACATTTACCCTAATTGTAAAAAGTAGGTTTTTTTAAGAAAAAAATAAGATACATTGAAAATCTCTTAAGGATGAAGCTGTGTTTTTGTGGTATTAAACACTAGCTATAATCTCGGCAGAAAAAGTAAGCACGAGTGATTTTCCGGAGTGTCTAGACGATGCTTGGTACTAACACTAAGCATCTTAATCTCTTAAAATCCCACTTTCTTCAAGCATTGAGAGTGATAAATAAAGCAAATCTTATCGACAACAAATACCAAGCAGGCTCAGATTCTTGTATGCTCCTAATGAAACATCGTGCTAAAGAATTTATATGTTGGATCTAACTGGAAAAAATGCCTTGGTTACAGGCATTGCTAATAACCGCTCGATTGCCTGGGGTATCGCTCAACAACTACACAAAGCGGGAGCAAACCTCGGTATTACCTATTTGCCGGATGACAAGGGCAAAATGGAGAAAAAGGTAGCAGAACTAGTAGAACCTCTCAACCCTAGTCTGTTTCTACCCTGTAACGTCCAAAATGAAGAGCAAGTCAAGTCTACTTTTGAGACGATTCACCAGAAGTGGGGCAACCTAGATATTGTGATCCATTGCTTGGCATTTGCTAACAAAGATGATTTAAGCGGAGACTTTAGCCAAACTTCTCGTACAGGCTTCCAAACAGCTTTAGATGTTAGTACATATTCTTTAGTGCAACTGGCAGGTGCAGCTAAATCTTTAATGACACAAGGAGGAAGCATTGTTACTCTTTCTTATTTGGGTGCTATCAGAGCAATCCCAAACTATAACGTTATGGGAGTTGCAAAAGCTGGTTTAGAAGCTAGCGTGCGTTATCTTGCGGCAGAATTAGGTCCCTCTCAAATTCGGGTTAATGCTATTTCTGCCGGGCCGATTCGTACTTTGGCTTCCAGTGCAGTTGGCGGTATTTTAGATATGATTCATCATGTAGAAAAGGTGGCTCCATTACGACGCACTGTCACTCAAATCGAAGTGGGTAATACAGCAGCGTTCTTATGTAGTGACTTAGCCAGTGGAATTACTGGACAAGTCCTGTATGTGGATGCAGGATATGAAATTATGGGAATGTAATGGGGACTGGGGACAAAGAAGAGGACAAGGGGAAGGGGAGACAAGGAGACAAGGAGCAAGAATGTCAATCACAATTCTCCTTGTCGACGGACACTTTCCTCAACGGAGGGAACCTTTGCACGGAAGTGTCCTCCCCGTGTCTTCTTTACCCGATCCCCAATCCCCAATCCCCGATCCCCAATTCCTAAATATCTATGCAAATCAGCGATCGCCAAATTCTCTCAAATATACAATCTCCGCGTATTGCCTCTTTACGCCGCACTACGGGGGAAACAGATGTACAAGTCACGATTAATCTGGATGGCACAGGGGTTTGTAATGCTGCTACTGGTGTTCCGTTTTTGGATCATATGTTGCACCAAATTGCCTCCCACGGTTTAATTGATTTGGATATTCAAGCTACGGGTGATTTACACATTGATGACCACCATACGAACGAAGATGTGGGGATCACTCTGGGACAAGCAATTAGCAAAGCATTAGGCGATCGTAAGGGCATAGTCCGTTTTGGTCATTTTCTCGCACCTCTGGACGAAGCATTAATTCAAGTGGCACTAGATTTTTCCGGACGTCCTCACCTCAGCTATGGTTTAGAAATTCCCACTCAACGGGTGGGAACTTATGACACCCAACTAGTGCGGGAATTTTTTGTGGCGATCGTGAACAATAGCCAAATGACGCTGCACATTCGCCAGTTAGATGGCATTAATTCTCATCACATTATTGAAGCAACTTTTAAAGCCTTTGCCAGAGCTACACGGGTGGCTGTAGAAATTGATCCCCGTCGTGCTGGAATGATACCCAGTTCTAAAGGTGTATTGTAGAGATACATGAGGTTAAAAGTGAAATTGCTCAGGGCAATTGGATAAACTTTTGTTCTGAGCAGGATCGCAATTTATGGAAAACTTAGAAAAAGTAAATTTAGAGAGTACAAGACTAATTCTCAAACCGATTTCGTTGGAATATACAGAAGATGTGTTTCGGGAATTCACAAGCGAAATTACTACCTATATGTATCCGAAACGCGCTGACAATATCGGTGAAACCGAGAAGGTAATCAAAGATATGATTCAACAACGAAAAAATGGAAATGATTTAGTTTTGGTAATGCTCAAGCAGGAGACTTTGGAGTTTTTGGGAATTTGCGAAGTTGGTGCTATTGATACTGATACACCGGAGTTAGGAATTTGGATTAAAAAAGCAGTTCACGGTAAAGGTTTTGGTCGAGAGGCAATTGGCTTATTGAAAGACTGGGTGGATCATAATTTAGAGTCCGAATGTCTTTCCTACCCTGTTGACAAAAGAAATATCCCTAGTCGAAAAATAGTAGAAAGTTTTGAGGGCAAAGTATTTAGGGAATTTCAACGGATTAACAAGAGCGGTAATCTTCTCAATGAGTTTGAATACAGGATTTATAAATAAATATTTTATTTTAATTTTTTTCTTCTTGAAAATATATGTAGTTAGCGACAGCCTAACGCACCGCCAGACAATGTGGTGCGTTAGGCTCAAGCTGTACACACCCTACTGGATTGACACAGCTAAATTTGTGCGTTAGATGCGTAGTCATATTTTGCGCCCAAGCGCTACTACGAGCCTTTACTATCGCATCATTTTAGTCTTGCCACGCACTACTTAAGATTTACTTCTAAATATCCGGCAATTCTCCAAAATGTTAACAAAAGAAGATGAATATAGTCTAGCGCTAGCTAAATTGAATAATATAATGGGAAAGACCTAGCATCCTTCGGCTTCACATATACCTTTTGCTGAGGCTCTAGCTGTAACTCATCAAACCGTTCCCGTGTTAAATGTGCCGTCACTACTTGTCCATCATCCAAAGTTAACTCTGCCTGAATTTCCCAACCTAAATGTATCAATCGACTCACTCTTGCTGCTACGGTAGTACCATTGGGAGTTGTTTCTATCAGGACATCTTGAGGACGCAAGAACATTTCTGGATGTGCTGAATCGAACCCGTTACCCTGGAATATTCGCGAACTACTTGGCAGTACATTTACAGGGCCGATGAAACTCATCACAAAGGCTGTCGCGGGATGGTCGTAAACTTCTGCTGGTGTTCCTACCTGTTCTACGCGTCCTTTGTTCATGACCACAATTTCGTCTGATACTTCCATTGCTTCTTCTTGATCGTGAGTGACGAAAACTGTGGTGACGTGTACTTCATCGTGCAAGCGTCGCAACCAAGCACGCAAGTCTTTGCGGACTTTGGCATCAAGTGCGCCAAATGGTTCATCCAGCAATAATACTTCTGGTTCTGGTGCTAGCGCTCTTGCTAAGGCTACTCTTTGCCTTTGCCCACCAGAAAGTTGTGAAGGATAGCGATCGCCTAGTCCTCCTAATTGAACTAATTCTAATAGTTCTTCTACTCGCCTTTTCGCTTTAGCTTTTGAAGCTTTACGGATTTCTAACCCAAAAGCAATGTTTTGCCGTACTGTCATATGCTTAAATAGGGCATAATGCTGAAAAACAAAGCCAATATTTCTTTCTTGCACGCTTTGATAGGTAGCATCTTTGCCTGTAAGCACAATTCTGCCGCTATCTGGCATTTCTAAGCCAGAAATTAGCCGCAATAAGGTGGACTTCCCTGAACCTGATGGCCCCAATAAAGCAACCAGGGAGCCACTTTTGATTTCTAGACTCACCCGATCAACCGCTTTAAAACTGTCAAAATGTTTGGATACGTTTTCAACAACTATGCCCACTGCTATTAACCTCTGCGATTTAACTACGGTTTTTTAACTACGGTTTTTTGATGGGGTTAGAGTACTTTATTTATACCATAGAAGGCTGCTACAAGTTGCAAGTTGTGAAAATTTAGGAT encodes:
- a CDS encoding sulfate/molybdate ABC transporter ATP-binding protein: MGIVVENVSKHFDSFKAVDRVSLEIKSGSLVALLGPSGSGKSTLLRLISGLEMPDSGRIVLTGKDATYQSVQERNIGFVFQHYALFKHMTVRQNIAFGLEIRKASKAKAKRRVEELLELVQLGGLGDRYPSQLSGGQRQRVALARALAPEPEVLLLDEPFGALDAKVRKDLRAWLRRLHDEVHVTTVFVTHDQEEAMEVSDEIVVMNKGRVEQVGTPAEVYDHPATAFVMSFIGPVNVLPSSSRIFQGNGFDSAHPEMFLRPQDVLIETTPNGTTVAARVSRLIHLGWEIQAELTLDDGQVVTAHLTRERFDELQLEPQQKVYVKPKDARSFPLYYSI
- the ntcA gene encoding global nitrogen regulator NtcA yields the protein MIVTQDKALANVFRQMATGAFPPVVETFERNKTIFFPGDPAERVYFLLKGAVKLSRVYEAGEEITVALLRENSVFGVLSLLTGNKSDRFYHAVAFTPAELLSAPIEQVEQALKENPELSMLMLRGLSSRILQTEMMIETLAHRDMGSRLISFLLILCRDFGIPCADGITIDLKLSHQAIAEAIGSTRVTVTRLLGDLREKKMISIHKKKITVHKPVTLSRQFT
- a CDS encoding GNAT family N-acetyltransferase; protein product: MENLEKVNLESTRLILKPISLEYTEDVFREFTSEITTYMYPKRADNIGETEKVIKDMIQQRKNGNDLVLVMLKQETLEFLGICEVGAIDTDTPELGIWIKKAVHGKGFGREAIGLLKDWVDHNLESECLSYPVDKRNIPSRKIVESFEGKVFREFQRINKSGNLLNEFEYRIYK
- the hisB gene encoding imidazoleglycerol-phosphate dehydratase HisB, coding for MQISDRQILSNIQSPRIASLRRTTGETDVQVTINLDGTGVCNAATGVPFLDHMLHQIASHGLIDLDIQATGDLHIDDHHTNEDVGITLGQAISKALGDRKGIVRFGHFLAPLDEALIQVALDFSGRPHLSYGLEIPTQRVGTYDTQLVREFFVAIVNNSQMTLHIRQLDGINSHHIIEATFKAFARATRVAVEIDPRRAGMIPSSKGVL
- the fabI gene encoding enoyl-ACP reductase FabI → MLDLTGKNALVTGIANNRSIAWGIAQQLHKAGANLGITYLPDDKGKMEKKVAELVEPLNPSLFLPCNVQNEEQVKSTFETIHQKWGNLDIVIHCLAFANKDDLSGDFSQTSRTGFQTALDVSTYSLVQLAGAAKSLMTQGGSIVTLSYLGAIRAIPNYNVMGVAKAGLEASVRYLAAELGPSQIRVNAISAGPIRTLASSAVGGILDMIHHVEKVAPLRRTVTQIEVGNTAAFLCSDLASGITGQVLYVDAGYEIMGM